A window from Salarias fasciatus chromosome 11, fSalaFa1.1, whole genome shotgun sequence encodes these proteins:
- the LOC115396180 gene encoding coxsackievirus and adenovirus receptor homolog isoform X1 yields MALRSLMACCSCWLLLSAAEVPNIIYPFTSTCAVEGSTLTLPCSFTPLTSVTVWRKTIYLKIVRVVWCRNHQICNGETPTVYDSEIQRTSRFQYLGDMETVCTLQIRNIQSYDGGTFRFRMETNDTVGHFTNQTGVTVKVSDGVQMEISSSGNHSELRKGGAVTLRCSSHCATHRLEVTWFRDGHALPESGPALQLSPLTAEHSGNYTCRLKAKARTTSQPFSLKVEGLEGVAVELIADALRGVLVAVIPLIVLFFVIRRYNEEKAVKDSGAEGNQEEETGNKRRRRL; encoded by the exons ATGGCTCTCCGCTCGCTGatggcctgctgcagctgctggctgctgctctcag ctgCTGAGGTTCCAAATATCATCTATCCGTTCACCTCCACCTGTGCAGTCGAAGGATCCACCCTCACCCTCCCCTGCAGCTTCACACCCCTGACGTCTGTcactgtctggaggaagaccaTTTACCTGAAAATCGTCCGAGTCGTTTGGTGCAGGAACCATCAGATCTGCAACGGTGAAACCCCGACtgtatatgacagtgaaatacaGAGAACATCTCGTTTTCAGTACCTgggagacatggagacagtCTGTACTCTACAGATCAGGAACATCCAGAGTTATGATGGGGGAACCTTCCGCTTCAGGATGGAAACTAATGATACTGTGGGACATTTTACAAACCAAACAGGAGTCACAGTCAAAG TTTCAGACGGGGTCCAGATGGAGATCAGCAGCTCTGGAAATCATTCAGAGCTCAGAAAAGGTGGAGCAGTCACACTGAGGTGCTCGTCACACTGCGCCACCCACCGGCTGGAGGTCACGTGGTTCAGAGATGGCCACGCCCTCCCAGAGTCTGGCCCCGCCCTCCAGCTCAGCCCTCTGACCGCAGAGCATTCTGGGAACTACACGTGTCGACTGAAGGCCAAGGCGAGGACGACGTCGCAGCCGTTCAGCCTGAAGGTGGAAGGTCTGGAAG GTGTAGCAGTGGAGCTGATTGCTGATGCGCTCCGTGGCGTTCTTGTGGCCGTGATTCCTCTCATAGTGCTCTTCTTCGTCATCAGAAG ATACAATGAGGAAAAAGCAGTGAAGGATTCAGGAGCTGAAGGGAATCAAGAGGAAGAG ACGGGAAACAAGAGGAGGCGAAGACTTTGA
- the LOC115396180 gene encoding uncharacterized protein LOC115396180 isoform X2, with protein MALRSLMACCSCWLLLSAAEVPNIIYPFTSTCAVEGSTLTLPCSFTPLTSVTVWRKTIYLKIVRVVWCRNHQICNGETPTVYDSEIQRTSRFQYLGDMETVCTLQIRNIQSYDGGTFRFRMETNDTVGHFTNQTGVTVKVSDGVQMEISSSGNHSELRKGGAVTLRCSSHCATHRLEVTWFRDGHALPESGPALQLSPLTAEHSGNYTCRLKAKARTTSQPFSLKVEGLEDTMRKKQ; from the exons ATGGCTCTCCGCTCGCTGatggcctgctgcagctgctggctgctgctctcag ctgCTGAGGTTCCAAATATCATCTATCCGTTCACCTCCACCTGTGCAGTCGAAGGATCCACCCTCACCCTCCCCTGCAGCTTCACACCCCTGACGTCTGTcactgtctggaggaagaccaTTTACCTGAAAATCGTCCGAGTCGTTTGGTGCAGGAACCATCAGATCTGCAACGGTGAAACCCCGACtgtatatgacagtgaaatacaGAGAACATCTCGTTTTCAGTACCTgggagacatggagacagtCTGTACTCTACAGATCAGGAACATCCAGAGTTATGATGGGGGAACCTTCCGCTTCAGGATGGAAACTAATGATACTGTGGGACATTTTACAAACCAAACAGGAGTCACAGTCAAAG TTTCAGACGGGGTCCAGATGGAGATCAGCAGCTCTGGAAATCATTCAGAGCTCAGAAAAGGTGGAGCAGTCACACTGAGGTGCTCGTCACACTGCGCCACCCACCGGCTGGAGGTCACGTGGTTCAGAGATGGCCACGCCCTCCCAGAGTCTGGCCCCGCCCTCCAGCTCAGCCCTCTGACCGCAGAGCATTCTGGGAACTACACGTGTCGACTGAAGGCCAAGGCGAGGACGACGTCGCAGCCGTTCAGCCTGAAGGTGGAAGGTCTGGAAG ATACAATGAGGAAAAAGCAGTGA